The Microbacterium amylolyticum genome includes the window TACCACGTGATTCGCGTGAGCCACCGACAGGTGGTGGGCGAATGGGAGCGCGTGCAGGACACGATCATGCGGGCCGTCGCGGGTGGCCTCCATCGTGTCCGCGCGGCTTCCTAGCCTTCGTCGCGTTCGATCACGTATCGACGCTCGATTCCGCGCGTCGCAAGGCCCCACGCGCTCGTGCGCACCCGGGCCTGGTGCGTATCAAAGGCGGCGTCGCTCACAAATTCCTCCGTCACGTTCCAGACCAGAGGGGTGTGTGAGGGAACGACGTCGAACGCGGTGCACCCGGGTTCCGATCGCGTGAGGAGCACATGCTCCGGGAGCGCCGAACGAACGATCTTGGCTTGCGCCTCGTCCTGGCAGATGAGTTCTCCGGTGAGTCGTACGGGTGCCATGGCTTCACCCTACGGGCTGGTGTGTCCGCCGCTCGGCCGGCGCAGATCCCACGAGCTTCAGGCCAATGACGGCGCCGATGATGCCGGCGAGGAAGAGCACACGCAGCACCGTGATCGGCTCACCGCCGGTCAGCATGGCGTAGGTAACGGTCAGGGCGGCTCCTGTTCCTGTCCAGACGGCGTAGGCGGTGCTGATCGGAATAGTCCTGGCAGCGATGCCGAGCCCCGCCATGCTCAGCG containing:
- a CDS encoding putative quinol monooxygenase; its protein translation is MAPVRLTGELICQDEAQAKIVRSALPEHVLLTRSEPGCTAFDVVPSHTPLVWNVTEEFVSDAAFDTHQARVRTSAWGLATRGIERRYVIERDEG
- a CDS encoding DMT family transporter, which encodes MAWFLLLASAVLEAVWATALGMSDGFRHPAPTIVFAVTLALSMAGLGIAARTIPISTAYAVWTGTGAALTVTYAMLTGGEPITVLRVLFLAGIIGAVIGLKLVGSAPAERRTHQPVG